One window of the Clostridium sp. MB40-C1 genome contains the following:
- a CDS encoding helix-turn-helix domain-containing protein, with amino-acid sequence MLGDRLKELREEKQLTQEELGKLLNVSRQTVSGYESEDNEPSIQNLIKLADIFNVSLDYLLGRTKERVNLNLKNKKDKNLIIDIIKVIEKYK; translated from the coding sequence ATGTTGGGGGATAGACTTAAAGAATTGAGAGAAGAAAAACAGCTTACTCAAGAAGAACTAGGAAAACTATTAAATGTTTCTAGACAAACTGTGTCTGGATATGAATCAGAAGATAATGAACCTAGTATTCAAAACTTAATTAAATTAGCCGACATATTTAATGTAAGTTTAGATTATCTTTTAGGGAGAACGAAAGAAAGAGTTAATTTAAACTTAAAAAATAAAAAGGATAAAAATTTAATAATAGATATAATAAAAGTAATAGAAAAATACAAATAA